Genomic DNA from Aphanothece sacrum FPU1:
CTTCTGATAGTCAATGGAATTTTGATGCAACAAATCAGTGGGTTAAAACTGATAATTCTGGTACATTGGGTTTAATTGAAGTAATCAAAACTAATCAAGTTACCAAAGGATTACAACCCATTAGTTTTGATGCCACTAATTGGGGTTCAGGTAATACCCTACGGCTACAAGTCTATGGGGTTGATGGTGAATTCAAGATGAGTAGTGGGAATACCAATGCTCCTGTGAGTCAAGATGCTTCTCCGATTAAGGTTGTAAGTTTACTTGATACTAATAATATTGCGAATACTCAGTTTGATTGGAAAACATTCACTTGGGATAGTATAAATTTTGGCAGTGGATATCAATACATTGCCCTTCGCTTTTCGACCAATGGCGTTGATGAAACTGAGTTTCAAGCTATTGATAATGTTATGGTAGGTTCTCTCCCCAAAAATCCTAGAACGCCTCCCCAAGCTTATGATGATAAGTTCCTTACTCAACAGAACAAAACCCTAACTATCCTAGCAAAAGATGTATTGGCTAATGATACAAATCCCAATGGTGGAAATCTTTACATCAAAGGAGTTGATCAAGCCACTTATGGAAATGTCTCTCTTGATAGTCAAGGAAATATACTATTTACCCCAAAAACAGATTTTTCTGGTGTTACAAGCTTTGACTACACCATACAAAATGATCAAGGCGTATTGAGTAAAGCGACAGTTACAGTTAACGTCGCCCATCCTGTTGCACTAGGAACAAACCTTGCAGGTATTAGTTCTTGGTCAACTCAACTCCCTTTTGTTGATAGCTTTAAATCTTCTCGTGGCTGGATTACTCAATTTACCGGTATTTTTAATACTGAAGAATCTAACCTGTTAGATTTAGATCAAAACGGTTGGGTTAGATCCTTACCTGCACTCGAAGATGCACCCAAATATACCTCTGTTTGTACCTTGTTCAATCCGACGAACTATTCATCAGGGGGAAGATACGTTGTATTGTATGAAGGCGAAGGTGAAATTCAATATGGATTGGGTGCGAAAATTGATCGAGATGCCTCTATTGCGGGCCGAGATGTGATTAATGTAGACCCTAATGAAGGTATTTCATTAAGTATTATTGCAACAGACCCTAATCACACAGGAAATTATATTCGCAATATTCAGGTAGTTCCTGAAGCTTATCAATCAACTTATCAAACACAGATATTTAACCCTGATTTTCTGCAAAAAACCCAACCTTTCGGTGCAGTTCGTTTTATGGATTGGATGGAAACTAATAATTCATCACAAGGTGAATGGAGTGATCGACCAACCCCGGATGATTCAACTTGGACAACTAAGGGCGCACCCGTAGAAATTATGGTACAACTGGCAAACACCCTTGATGTTGATCCTTGGTTTAATATGCCTATTCAGGCGACCGATGAGTATGTAAGAAATTTTGCAACGTATGTCAGAGATAACCTCGAACCAGAACGAAAAGTTTATGTCGAGTATTCTAATGAAGTCTGGAATGGTAACTTTACTCAACTCGGCTGGGTAATCCAACAAGCCGAAAATGATCCTAACTTTCATGGTAATGCGATGAATTGGTTTGGGAAACGAACCACTGAGATTACCCGAATTTGGGATCAAGTATTTGATCAAACTGGAAAAAAAGAGCAAGTCATTGGGGTGATGGCGGCTCAAGCGGCAAATATTGGGACAGCAACCAGCGCACTCAATTATGCTTCTTGGTCTGATGAAAATAAATCTCATGCAGATTACGGAATTGATGCGATCGCTATTGCTCCTTATTTTGGGGGTTATATTGGCAAAGCTGAAAATGAAACTCAGGTACAGACTTGGAACGTTGATCAACTATTTGATGAATTAACTCAAGGAGGAGTATTAAATAATGGGCCTGTAGGTGGTGCTATAAAACGAGCCTATAACAACATTGATAAATACGCAGCACTAGCACAAAAAGAAAATTTACAGCTACTAGCTTATGAAGGGGGTCAACATTTAGTAGCAGATGAGGAAGTACAAAACCGCCAAGCTCTTACTGATCTCTTTATACAAGCTAATCGTGATCCTCGTATGGGCGAACTATACAAACAATACCTTACTTATTGGTATCAGCAGGGAGGTGGCTTATTCATGAACTTTAATGATGTGGGAACACCCAGTAAGTATGGAAGTTGGGGGACTTTAGAGAATCTTAATCAGACTAGTTCTCCTAAATATGATGCTCTGATGGATGTGCTTAAGAGTAGTGGTCAATAATGATCAACAACCTCAAAATAGGGGTTAGGAGTTAGGGTTAGGGAATCTTGCAACTGATTTAGGATTGCTATATGTATGGTAATTTTACGATAAGCTTGACTAGATACCCTTTCTCCTCGCACCATAATCTCAAGTTGTTAACGGCTGATGAATCAATCTCTTGTTTCGGTTCCCACTGGTTCTTTACAAATTTCTGATACACCTCATACTCCAAAAATAGTGAAGGGCCGTATCCCTAAATTTTCTTTGATTTTACCTACTTATAACGAAGCGGGAAATATTAAAGATATTGTCGGAATTTTGAGTGAGTTACTTGATGGGTATATGGTCGGAGATTATGAGTTGATTGTAGTTGATGATAATAGTCCCGATCAAACTTGGAAATTGGCCCTAGAATTAACTCCTGATTATCCTCAATTGCGGGTCATGCGTCGAGTAGAAGAAAAAGGACTCTCCACTGCTGTGATTCGGGGTTGGCAAGTGGCCCAAGGGGAAATTTTAGGGGTTATTGATGCGGATTTACAACATCCCCCAGAAGTCTTACAACAATTGCTTCAAGAAATGGAAAAAGGGGCTGATTTAGCCGTTGCTAGTCGTCACGTTGAAGGGGGTGGGGTCAGTGAATGGAGTATTATCCGTCGCTTCCTCTCTCGTGGGGCCCAGGTTTTAGGTTTAATGATTCTTCCTGAAGTTATTGGCCGTCTGTCTGACCCCATGAGTGGTTATTTTATGGTACGTCGAAATGCGATCGCTGGTAAAAATTTAAGTCCAGTCGGTTATAAAATTCTGATTGAAGTTACAGCACGAGGTAAAATTCGTTGGTTAGCTGAAGCAGGTTATGTTTTTCGAGAACGTCAAGCAGGAGAAAGTAAGGTCACTTGGAAACAATATATTGAATATCTTCACCATCTTTTACGATTACGTTTATCCTTGTCTGCCCGGTTTATTCAGTTTTGTTTAGTGGGGTTTAGTGGGCTTTTTGTGGATATAGCAATCTTTTCTTTTCTTCGCAAGGGATTAGAATTAGGCTTGACCCGCAGTACCATTATTTCCGCAGAAGTGGCAATTATTAATAATTTCTTCTGGAATGATTTATGGACATTTCGGGATATTTCCCGTCAACAACCAGGGAAACGTCAACGGATAAAAAGATTGATTAAGTTTAATTTAATTTGTTTGGCTGGCGTAATTTTACAGACCTTATTGGTTAATATTTTCTTTGCCATTTTCCAATGGTTACAGTTAGACGCAATTATGGGTGACTTAACTACTAGCGTATTATTAAGAAACTTACTAGCTAGTGATATTTTGTCTAAATTAATTGCTATTGTTATTGTGACGTTTTGGAATTTCTGGTTAAATACCAAGTTAAGTTGGCGAGTTACAGAAGTTGATAAATAATGAAGTATATCTAATAACTTTACCATGACAACATTACAACGCCCTCAATTAAACTCTTTACCTCCTATTACTTGGGAAAAATTGCCCGATGATTTTAATTTACCTGATGAACCTGTGGAAAGTAATCTTCAGCCCCTTCTAGCATCTGCTTTACGAGAATCTCTAGAGTTAGCAGGTTTAATTGTAGAATCAATGTTAATTGCCTCTAATTTTGGCTTATGTGCCACTGTAGGGGATAAAACTATTGTTAAAGCACCCGATTGGGTTTATGTGCCATCAGTACAGTCTCTACCTGTTGGAGAAATTCGACGTAGTTACACTCCTCATCTAGAAGGAGATATTCCTTCTATTATTATCGAATTTGTCTCAGAAACAGAAGGGGGTGAATACTCTATTAACCCTCATTATCCCTATGGTAAATGGTACTTTTACGAGAAAATTTTACAAGTACCTATTTATGCAATTTTTCATCCTAAAACAGCAGAATTAGATGTATATCGTTTAGTTTCTGGTAAATATGAACAACTATTAGCTGATGAAAATAATCAATATTGGCTCGAAGAAATTGGCTTATTTTTAGGAATATGGTTAGGGAAAAAAGCCGAAATGACTACTTCTTGGTTACGGTGGTGGGATCAATCACGCAATTTATTATTATGGGGAAGTGAATTATTAGAACAAGAAAGACAACGTACTGAATCTGAAAGACAACGCGCTGAATCTGAAAGACAACGCGCTGAACAAGCTGAATTAAAACTTGAACAGTTAGCACAAAAATTAAGAGATTTGGGAATTGATACTGAAACAGTATAGCAGTTCCTAGTCTAGATGTTTGTAATAGGCAAAAAATTCTTGAATTCTTTGCCATATTTGTTCTACCAAATTTAGAGATTTAGCATCAAACCATTCAATGTCTGTATCACCACGAAACCAAGTACGCTGACGTTTCGCAAACTGACGGGTATGTAAAATAATTTCTTTTTTAGCTTGTTCTAAAGATGTTTTATCTCTTAAGTAAAGTTTAATTTCGCTATAACCTAATGTATCTAATAATGGTAACTTCCATCCATATTTATTAATGATGTTTTCGACTTCTTTAACTAATCCCATTTCTATCATTTTTTCTGTTCTTTGTTCAATTCTTTTTTCTAAATCTTCAGCAGAACAATCTAAACCAATTTGTAGGATAGGATAGGGGGGAGGATTTTCTCCTTGTTGTTGAGAAATGGGAATACCTGTTACATAAAAAACTTCTAAAGCACGAAGGGTTCTTACTTCATCATTAGGATGAATTTTATTAGTAGCAATAACATCTATTTGAGATAAAATGTCATAGCATTGTCTTTGTCCCAACCCTTGTAATTGTTGTTTTAATTCAGGTTGAGGAGCAACTCTGGGGATTTTTAATCCCTTAACAATAGACTTAATATATAATCCTGTTCCTCCTACTAATAGAGGAGTAATAGTTAATTCATTTATTAAAAATTGAGCTTTTTCTTGATATTGAGCTAAGGTTAATGTCTCTATTGGGTCACAAATATTAATTAAATAATGAGGAACTAATTGTTGTTCAGTTAAGCTAGGTTTTGCGGTTCCAATATCAAATTCTCTATAGACTTGACGAGAGTCTGCACTAATAATCATGGTATTGAGACGTTGAGCTAATTCTAACGCTAAACCTGATTTACCTGTTGCTGTAGCACCACAAATAACAATTAAAGATGTTTTCACTGACCTGATTTCAATGTTTATTAACTACTGTATTATTAACCAGATGAGGTATTCTGACACCCCGTAGATTATGCTATCATCTAGTAATAGGGGGCGGGTTTATTTAACTTTTTTGTGAGAATCATTGATTTATGCAAAAAACCCGCCCCTACAAAAACCCGCCCCTACAAATTTTGTGTAATTAATTTTGTCTACCTACTTAATAACTAAGTTGTCTTTTATTCTCTAAAACGGCCCCATCTTCTGTAGGAATCAAATAGCTATTTTTCAGACTGCATAAGGCTTTCAAGCTTTTTTTCAATTCTCTCATGAATAATGCAGGCTAAAGGAAAAAATGGTTGATTTACAAAATTGCAAAAACATAGATCACACAAGGGTTAGACCCCTCAATCCCAGACAAAAAATAAAGAAGTGTTGCGAATTGTTGCTTTAAGTGTTAAAGTGTGATTGAGGTAGGCAGTCAACCTTCGTATTAAGGAGACCTATTATCTATGCTCTGCACCTGTCATTATCAAGTCCCTGGTCAGCCCACACTAATCATTAGCTGATTGCCAAAGTCTGTAGATAATCATCATCTCTAACACCCAACTAGCCGCTTTCTTTAATGAGGGAGAAAAGTAAAATACAAGTTCGCCAGCTAGTAACGTTAGAACACCCGATGGTATCTAAGGCATCTTACAACAATAGAATTTAGTCAATTTTTTACTTAACTAATTAATTCAGTCGATAAATCTTGCACTGATCTTGAGACAGCTTTCGTGTCCTTGATCACCGTTAGATCTTGACTGGAGGAGGTTTTGAACGTGAAACTAGAAGGAAAAACCGCTCTGGTAACAGGAGCTTCTCGTGGCATTGGACGGGCCATTGCCCTAGAATTAGCCAAAACAGGCGTAAAACGTCTCTTATTAGTAGCTCGTGATGCTAGAAAATTAGCTCAAGTGGCCGCAGACATCGAACTCATGGGCGTAGACGTGGTGATTCTTCCTTTAGATCTCACTCAATCTGTAGCTGTTAATCAAGCGATCGCCCAAGCTTGGCAAAAACACGGGCCCATTCAGCTTCTGGTTAACTGTGCGGGTGTCGCTTCTCAAACTCCCTTCTTATCGGCCAAACTCTCCCAAATTCAAGATGAACTCTCCCTCAATTTAATGGGTACTTACACTATCACCCGTTTATTGGCCCGACGTATGGCAGTTCATAAAGAAGGAACCATTGTCAATGTCTCTAGTTTGATGGGAAAAATTGCAGCCCCAACTATGGCCACTTATTCGGCCACTAAATTCGCTCTCTTGGGTTTTAGCCAAGCTTTACGGGGAGAACTGGCCCCCTATAACATTCGAGTGGTGGCCTTGCTTCCTTCCCTCACCGATACGGATATGGTTAAAGGTTTAGACTGGTTTCGCTTTATGAAACCTGTGTCTCCCCAAACCGTCGCCCAAGGTTTAGTTAAGGGACTAGAACAAAATACCTCGGAGATTTTAATCGGATGGCAAAGTCATTTAGCTGCCTGGTGCCAACGTTTAGTCCCTTGGTTAATGGAAAAAATCTCTCTGATGGCGGCCCCTTTATCTCCTAAAGAGCGATCGCTGACCTTAACTCAATTTGAGGCAACTTCTCGCATTTAAACCCTTAACTCCTAACTCCTAACACCGAACTCAGGTCTATGAGATTGTAGGATGGGTTAGGCACGGCTATTTAAAGCACATAACCGAAATTTAGGGAACCCGCGTGCCGTAACCCATCATTTATCATCTGCTGGTGATGGGTTACGCTGCGCTAACCCATCCTACAGGTTTTATCTAATCAGGTAAACACAATGTTTTGCCCCTACTTTATTTTTGCTTCAGATAAGCAAATACCGATTTATCCCCAATATCGGGAGGAATGGGTTGAATGACTTTCCGTACAGCAAAGATCATAAACAAAACTGTCCAAGCAGCTAATAAAATTTGCTCCGCCATAACGGGTAACATCCCCATTAAATGCCCTAGCAACAGAAACGGCACTAAGGGGGTGAGAAACTTGGTTTCTAGACGATTAAAACAAAAAGCTTCTTTAAAATAAATTCCCGTTAAAGCCGCAAAAATAAAGCCAATCCCTAATAATGTTAAGGGTTGATTATAGACAAATAAAGCTAAAGGATCTTGACTTTGACTAGCCAATACGATAGCAGAAATCACCCCAATCAACCAAAAGACTTTTAAGACTCGATGCAGAGGAATGAAGTATATGTGAATGGTCAGTAAACTAATTCCTAACCCTACCGCAAATAGGGCAAATAATGGGGTCAGTAAAGGGAGAATAATTTCTTTAGATTCTATTAATAGAATTAAGAGGCTACTTAAGGTAAAACTTAAAGCAGCTAAGACTAATCCTCCTCGATAGACGATAACTCCTTGCCGATCCTCCTCATTAATCTCAAATTGTCCGAATTGTCCTTGATAAATTTGTGGTCGAGTCTCTGTTGTTGTCATAGTTACCTCTTTTCTAACTTAACGTTTAAATCCTATCGCTTTTTTCCGTAATATTACCTATTGTTAAGTTTAATGATAAACTCAATATTAATTTTTTAAATATTTCTTTTATTTTAAGATACAATTATGTTTATTTCTAATAATGGGGTGCAAAATATTCTCCATTCTGACCCCAATTGTAAAATAATGTTATAACTGTAAGTTTTGAACAAAATAAAAAAGCTAGAATAATTATGTTAGTAAGTAAGGCGCTAGGTAGAGAGAAGCAATTAGCGACCGTAATATAGTGTGGAGTGAGGAAGTTAAATAACCCAGAACATTTAGTTTCTGGACAGTCAAAAAACATAGCAGTAGCTATTATCGCTGCTCCTTACACTCTTGGAGGTCAAAATGGTTAACAATTCAGTTAAAGTTATTGCAACAAGTGCTTTAGTAGCTGTTGGTGTATTAGGTTTAGTTTCTGGCGCGAAAGCTGATTCCAAATATCCCCAATACAACATGATTACGGAAGGATTTCCTTCCACTGTTGATTGGGCAAGCAGCCAAGCAATCACCCCCCACGAACAAATTAAGGTAGTTTTTGCCTGTGAATCGAAAGGGGATGGAACTTATATGACAGTGGAAAAAGTGGTTAAAGAAACCGTTGATCCCGATCATTATCCTGTCTATAAAACAGAAGATCTTTCCTCTGAGAATGGTTTGTCTGGAGAGTCTATGATTAACTGGACAGCTACCCTACCTTCTAATAATCCTAAAGGAGAGTACACCCCTGCTAGCCGTTGCGGTACTGTCAGCGCGCGTTTAACCAATCTCGCCTACGCCTTTGGCTTAACCAATCCCACAAATGTGGCTAAAATCGGTGAAGCTAGTCTCGTTGGACGTGTTAATGCAGAAAAAGTTATCTTTATCTCTCATGATCCTATGAAGGCTTCTTCTAGTAATGTGATCTTTACCTTGAAACCCGACAACGCTACTGCTGCTAAGGCTCCCAAAGTTCTTACCCAGTTCCGTACTGGTATTGCTGGAAGTGTTGGTGGTAGTGGAGATCCTGCTACTTTAGCCCCTGTTGTGGAATAAGCCAAATATCGGAAAGAATGCTTCAACATCTCTTATTCTTTCCCTTTTGATCCCCTAGAGGGTGGGTTTTTGCTCCTACTCTCTATTTTTCTGTCTATTTTTTTTGTTAAATAAATATTAAAGTTAAACCATTAACTCAAAAATATGGTATAATATCGAGCAGGCTAAGAAGTAAGAAAAGTGTTAAGAATCTTTGTCTACGGAACCCTAAAACCTGGAGAGCGTAACTATCCGGTTTATCTGGATAAACGGGTGATAGAGTCACTCAGAGCTTACACTCCTGGAATTCTTTACCACCTTAGTTTAGGTTATCCGGCCATGACCACAGGGCAAGACATAGTCAAAGGATATCTACTCACCTTGGCTGATGAGACAATTTTAGATAAATTGGATCAACTCGAAAATTATTCTCCTTGGCGATCGCCACAAGAGAACAGTTACCTCAGACAAAGACTACAAGTGTATGCTCCAAATGGACAAGATTTAGGGAAAGCTTGGAGTTATGTGATGAGTTCGACTAACGTCGAAAAATGGCAGGGTAAGTTGATTGAATCAGGAT
This window encodes:
- a CDS encoding glycosyltransferase, which translates into the protein MNQSLVSVPTGSLQISDTPHTPKIVKGRIPKFSLILPTYNEAGNIKDIVGILSELLDGYMVGDYELIVVDDNSPDQTWKLALELTPDYPQLRVMRRVEEKGLSTAVIRGWQVAQGEILGVIDADLQHPPEVLQQLLQEMEKGADLAVASRHVEGGGVSEWSIIRRFLSRGAQVLGLMILPEVIGRLSDPMSGYFMVRRNAIAGKNLSPVGYKILIEVTARGKIRWLAEAGYVFRERQAGESKVTWKQYIEYLHHLLRLRLSLSARFIQFCLVGFSGLFVDIAIFSFLRKGLELGLTRSTIISAEVAIINNFFWNDLWTFRDISRQQPGKRQRIKRLIKFNLICLAGVILQTLLVNIFFAIFQWLQLDAIMGDLTTSVLLRNLLASDILSKLIAIVIVTFWNFWLNTKLSWRVTEVDK
- a CDS encoding Uma2 family endonuclease — protein: MTTLQRPQLNSLPPITWEKLPDDFNLPDEPVESNLQPLLASALRESLELAGLIVESMLIASNFGLCATVGDKTIVKAPDWVYVPSVQSLPVGEIRRSYTPHLEGDIPSIIIEFVSETEGGEYSINPHYPYGKWYFYEKILQVPIYAIFHPKTAELDVYRLVSGKYEQLLADENNQYWLEEIGLFLGIWLGKKAEMTTSWLRWWDQSRNLLLWGSELLEQERQRTESERQRAESERQRAEQAELKLEQLAQKLRDLGIDTETV
- the miaA gene encoding tRNA (adenosine(37)-N6)-dimethylallyltransferase MiaA, which produces MKTSLIVICGATATGKSGLALELAQRLNTMIISADSRQVYREFDIGTAKPSLTEQQLVPHYLINICDPIETLTLAQYQEKAQFLINELTITPLLVGGTGLYIKSIVKGLKIPRVAPQPELKQQLQGLGQRQCYDILSQIDVIATNKIHPNDEVRTLRALEVFYVTGIPISQQQGENPPPYPILQIGLDCSAEDLEKRIEQRTEKMIEMGLVKEVENIINKYGWKLPLLDTLGYSEIKLYLRDKTSLEQAKKEIILHTRQFAKRQRTWFRGDTDIEWFDAKSLNLVEQIWQRIQEFFAYYKHLD
- a CDS encoding SDR family NAD(P)-dependent oxidoreductase, translated to MKLEGKTALVTGASRGIGRAIALELAKTGVKRLLLVARDARKLAQVAADIELMGVDVVILPLDLTQSVAVNQAIAQAWQKHGPIQLLVNCAGVASQTPFLSAKLSQIQDELSLNLMGTYTITRLLARRMAVHKEGTIVNVSSLMGKIAAPTMATYSATKFALLGFSQALRGELAPYNIRVVALLPSLTDTDMVKGLDWFRFMKPVSPQTVAQGLVKGLEQNTSEILIGWQSHLAAWCQRLVPWLMEKISLMAAPLSPKERSLTLTQFEATSRI
- a CDS encoding DUF2301 domain-containing membrane protein yields the protein MTTTETRPQIYQGQFGQFEINEEDRQGVIVYRGGLVLAALSFTLSSLLILLIESKEIILPLLTPLFALFAVGLGISLLTIHIYFIPLHRVLKVFWLIGVISAIVLASQSQDPLALFVYNQPLTLLGIGFIFAALTGIYFKEAFCFNRLETKFLTPLVPFLLLGHLMGMLPVMAEQILLAAWTVLFMIFAVRKVIQPIPPDIGDKSVFAYLKQK
- a CDS encoding COP23 domain-containing protein, producing the protein MVNNSVKVIATSALVAVGVLGLVSGAKADSKYPQYNMITEGFPSTVDWASSQAITPHEQIKVVFACESKGDGTYMTVEKVVKETVDPDHYPVYKTEDLSSENGLSGESMINWTATLPSNNPKGEYTPASRCGTVSARLTNLAYAFGLTNPTNVAKIGEASLVGRVNAEKVIFISHDPMKASSSNVIFTLKPDNATAAKAPKVLTQFRTGIAGSVGGSGDPATLAPVVE
- a CDS encoding gamma-glutamylcyclotransferase family protein: MLRIFVYGTLKPGERNYPVYLDKRVIESLRAYTPGILYHLSLGYPAMTTGQDIVKGYLLTLADETILDKLDQLENYSPWRSPQENSYLRQRLQVYAPNGQDLGKAWSYVMSSTNVEKWQGKLIESGWWTQTTEHQVESQPWDD